A genomic stretch from Bradyrhizobium quebecense includes:
- a CDS encoding amidase produces the protein MHKPKGDAITSLHDLSAVDLLAGYRGKQFSPSEVLEDIISQVATWEPHIKALYLHDPEGARKVARAATERWQQSEPVGTLDGVPVTIKDNVATKGQPVPLGAASVKLAPAEKDAPPAARLREAGCVIFSKTTMPDYGMLSSGLSSFHPLTRNPWDVSKNPGGSSAGAGAAGAAGYGPLHLGTDIGGSVRLPASWCGLVALKPSLGRVPIDPPYVGRVAGPMTRTVDDAALMMSVLSRPDRRDGMSLPALEVNWKALEKSPRKLRIGLMLDAGSGQKVEKEVREVAVEAAKAFESAGAVITEIDGILTPEMLEGLDNFWRARTWDELSKLSQADRGKTLPYILNWAEAGAKLSGVDVVRGFNQTMAIRAATAKLFCEVDYVISPVSPVVNFPAEFAAPLNDPAKPFEHICFTVPWNMSENPALSINGGYDKKGFPIGVQIIGRRFDDIGVLGIGKAFEGLRGPQRPWPTPPKK, from the coding sequence ATGCATAAGCCGAAAGGGGACGCCATCACGTCGCTGCACGATCTCTCGGCCGTCGACCTGCTCGCCGGCTACCGTGGAAAGCAGTTCTCGCCGTCCGAGGTGCTCGAGGACATCATCTCCCAGGTCGCGACCTGGGAGCCGCACATCAAGGCGCTGTATCTGCACGACCCCGAAGGCGCGCGGAAGGTCGCGAGAGCTGCGACCGAGCGTTGGCAGCAGAGCGAGCCGGTCGGCACGCTCGACGGCGTGCCCGTCACCATCAAGGACAACGTCGCGACCAAGGGCCAGCCGGTGCCGCTGGGCGCGGCCAGCGTCAAGCTCGCGCCTGCGGAAAAGGATGCGCCGCCTGCCGCGCGGCTGCGCGAAGCCGGCTGCGTGATCTTCTCCAAGACCACGATGCCGGATTACGGCATGCTGTCGTCGGGGCTGTCGTCGTTCCATCCGCTCACCCGCAATCCCTGGGATGTCAGCAAGAACCCTGGCGGCTCGAGCGCAGGCGCCGGCGCGGCCGGTGCGGCCGGCTACGGCCCGCTGCATCTCGGCACCGACATCGGCGGCTCGGTGCGGCTGCCGGCCTCCTGGTGCGGCCTCGTCGCCCTGAAGCCAAGTCTCGGCCGCGTGCCGATCGATCCGCCCTATGTCGGCCGCGTGGCGGGGCCGATGACCCGCACCGTCGACGACGCTGCGCTGATGATGAGCGTGCTGTCGCGCCCTGATCGCCGCGACGGCATGAGCCTGCCGGCACTCGAGGTGAACTGGAAGGCGCTGGAGAAGTCGCCGCGCAAGCTGCGCATCGGGCTGATGCTCGATGCCGGATCCGGCCAGAAGGTCGAGAAGGAGGTTCGCGAGGTCGCCGTCGAGGCAGCGAAGGCGTTCGAATCCGCCGGTGCCGTCATCACCGAGATCGACGGCATCCTGACGCCTGAGATGCTCGAGGGGCTCGACAATTTCTGGCGTGCGCGGACCTGGGACGAACTGTCGAAACTGTCGCAGGCCGACCGCGGCAAGACCCTGCCCTACATCCTCAACTGGGCCGAGGCCGGCGCCAAGCTCTCCGGCGTCGATGTGGTGCGCGGCTTCAACCAGACGATGGCGATCCGCGCGGCCACTGCAAAACTGTTCTGCGAGGTCGACTACGTGATCTCGCCGGTGTCGCCGGTCGTGAACTTCCCGGCTGAATTCGCAGCACCCCTCAACGACCCCGCAAAGCCGTTCGAGCACATCTGCTTTACCGTGCCGTGGAATATGTCGGAGAACCCGGCGCTGTCGATCAACGGCGGCTACGACAAGAAGGGCTTTCCGATCGGCGTCCAGATCATCGGCCGCCGCTTCGACGACATCGGCGTGCTCGGCATCGGCAAGGCGTTCGAGGGCCTGCGCGGCCCGCAGAGACCGTGGCCCACGCCGCCGAAGAAGTAG